GTGCACCGTCTAAATGTAGCAAATTATTCGTTTGCTTGGTAAGCGTCACCTATAAAGTATATGTTTTTATCATCTACTTAAAACGCTTTAAAAAACGTAGATACGTGAACGGCTGGGAGTGGAAACAGCGTCACAAGCCTTCCAATCATTCCTTGCCTTGTTTAGCACCGCCTTCACAATCTTCTGTGGAAACAGGATActccatttgcattttgttggTTAGTCATATCCAATCAACTATCTTAGCTATCGTTACGTTTTCGTTGAACTCCGTATTTCCTCGCTGTCGTTACCTTGTTCTATctattgaattatttttttttactgtagCTTCGTAGTCAACGATTTCACGAGTTGCGCCACAGCATGCAAAACGACGAAGACGAGAATCCTGGCAATATACTGACGCCTGACTCACAGGTACTATGAAAAAAGCGTTACAGAACTCAATCGATTCAATCATCTGTTCTGCACTATCACCACTAAGCAACACAACTTAAACTGTTTCTCTACGTcgtgaaaatgttttgttgctgttcttTATGCCCTCTGGTACactccttttcttttctcgatCTGAAATATTCAGCTAACCATATCAAGCCAACCAGTAGTTGGAaagtattttctttctcttacTCGCTCATTGTCTAATTCTTCGTAATTCACCTACTTATAACTTACTTATTATTTGCCGTTTCCCtgcattttctttaaaattgTGTGATTATTGTTTAGAAATCACTCTTATTCGcattatcattattttgcAATAGTAAGCTAGTTTCATATAAAAAGTAACTTCAATAGCTCCCCTGATTTCCAATGATTTCCGCAGTGCAACCGACCGTGGCTATTTAATACCAagattttttcctttcttgaTTCCCTTTCGGCTCATTTGTTTGATCTTCACCCGCTGCAATTGGATGAAATGTACTGGTATTATACCTGATGCAAAACTGCAGAATAGTTCTGCCGAGGGTGTGTATATTTCCACCAGTCGATCGAACTATCCCTTTCGGGTTATTGAGAGTGATGTCGCTAGCATTCACAGCATATCTTCACTCGGTATCGTCGGTCGTATCATGGCAGGTGGCAGCGTTGACGCTAGCGGTAGGTTATTTAGACTTCATAGTTGGTTTTTAATGGCAATATAAACacgattcttttttttggtaGGCCTCAACGTTGGAAAAGACTCATCTAAAAGGGTGGCCTTAAAACCAGCGGGTGAGTAAGAAAACGGTCTACCGGGTACCGGGTGCCCCTGAAATGTATAATCTTTATCCtaattgtttttaaatgttgTGGTCCTTTCCAGAGCGTTCTTCAACCGATCCGGACGTGATCACCAGCACGAAACAGCAGATGTCAGCCTCCAAAGGGCCGATCTTTTCGGTCGCTGTCGCAGCCGAGCGACCTGTTGTACCACCGAGACGCAAGAAGAAACAGCGTAAAGTATCGAGTAGCTCGTCAGAACAGTTCAACACGAACGAGGGACTCAGCTTGCCGGCAGCAGACAGCTCATCCAGCGAAGTGTTGATGGTAAAACTACCGCCACCACTAGTCACCGGAACAATAAGAAAGGATAGTAGAGGCACCAACACAAACAGCTCCAGCACCACAGGAAGCCATGGCGGCAACAGTGCCAGTGGATCTGAGGCGATTACCACAACCGTTGATAGCTACCATGGCCCAACGTTGCCCTCTCCCGTGACACTGGAATCGATTACACGGGAAATCGAAAACTCCTTTGAAGAAGCGGCCAGTGTGGTTGTAACAACCAGTATATCTCCCGACGCATCCAGCAACAGTAGCCCCTCGGCGGGTGTTGCAGCGATTGGTGGCTCAGGAGATCGAAGCGACGTTCAGTCACGAAAATTGTTGACGGGATCGATGAACCGCCTGACACATGTAGTGGGAAGCGTCTGGGAGTCGGGTATCGGAGGGTCGGTAGTGTCGCCACTTGGCAGCAGTAACtgtccaccggccaccggcacctcCACTTCCTCCGTCAGTCCGTCCGGCAGTATTAAAAGCAATTCAGCGCCGGCGCGCGTGAGTTTGATTGACGGCGGACATGGACTGAACATCTATAAAGCGATCAAGGGCCAGTACGTTGTAAAGCCGACGGACGGAGCATTCAACAAGGCGGAAGGACCATCGCGCGAAGAAATCGCGCGGCTTGAACGTATCCGGAAAGAGTTCCTCAACAACGTTGGTCCAACGACACCGCTGGTGGCAACCTCGTCCGCGCCAATTGGCTTTCCCAGCGTTAATAGCGGCGTCGGCGGAGGAAGTGGCGTTCATCGAAAGAACCTGTCCTACACGGGCACGAGCAGTTTGGAGAGTGGAACGCGCGTTAGTACTTTCGCTAAGCAGCTGCGCTTGAAGGAACGACGCAAATCCGCCGGCGATGAGGATATGCTCAAGCAGCTAAACATGTACGTCCGGACACACACTGATTCCGGCAAGCAGCTTACGGATATGGAAATTCTCGAGCAGGTGCCAGTGAAGAATTTGGATACCGGTGAAAACTTTCCACTGTCAGCAGTCGAAGAGAAACTACCGCAATGTATCAACCCGCTTTCGCTGCATATCATGCGCCTGACGAGTCACATACCGGAGACAGACGAAGAGTCGGTCGGTCCCCAACCAGACTCCGACCTGGTGCTGCAACCAGGATACGAGGAAGAGCTCGAATCAGAAGGTGGCGAAGGAGGTCGATTGAAGCGCAGGACCGCCAAGCTGAAGCGCTTCTTCCGCTCAACGGCAAAGAAAACCGTCAACAAGGCGAAATCGATCGCGTCAGAGGTATCGCACGCGCGCCACAAAGAAGATGTTGCTGATATACAAGATGTAAGCAATCCGGAGCAGAACATCAAGATTAAAGCATCCAGTACGAACAAGGGACCGTACGATTTTGCCAAACTGCAACACGTGCAGGACTTGTCCGGTGAGCACACCGTGGCGGTATGGTGTATGAAGTTCAGCAGTTGCGGacggctgctggccaccgccgggcaaGATCGAATGCTGCGTATCTGGGTGCTGAAGGATGCGTACCCATTCTTCCAGGACATGCGCACCAAGTACAACGCGGATCAGAAATCGTCACCGACGCCGTCGCAAGAATCGCTAAATTCTTTACACAATTCTTCGCACATCTCGGCCGAAGTGGAAGCGAGTGCACTCGAAGCAGCTGCAGACAACTCACCCGGTCCGTTTATGCCCAAGTCATTCTGTACATACACCGGTCACACCTCGGATTTGCTCGATTTGTCCTGGTCGAAAAACTACTTCCTGCTGTCGAGTTCGATGGACAAAACTGTTCGCCTCTGGCACATATCCCGTCGCGAATGCCTCTGCTGCTTTCAACACATCGACTTCGTGACGGCGATTGCATTTCATCCTCGCGACGATCGCTATTTTCTCAGTGGCAGCCTTGACGGGAAGCTACGACTATGGAACATCCCGGAGAAGAAAGTAGCACTATGGAATGAGGTCGATGGCCAAACAAAGCTGATAACGGCGGCAAACTTCTGCGAAAATGGCAAGTTTGCCATGGTCGGTACGTACGATGGGCGGTGCATTTTCTACAACACCGATCAGCTGAAGTATCACACACAAATCCATGTTCGTTCAACTCGCGGGCGAAATGCAATAGGACGGAAGATTAGTGGCATCGAATCGATGCCAGGTGAGTCGTTGCCTGCGTCGTACCATCGCGTTGGATTTGTGCTGTACTCACTAATTTGTTTGTCTATTGATCAGGAGAGGATAAAATTCTGGTGACTTCCAACGACAGTCGCATCCGGTTGTACGATTTACGGGATCTAAACCTTAGTTGCAAATATAAGGGATACTTCAACTCGTCGTCGCAGATCAAGGCTTCCTTCAGCCACGATGGCAAGTACATCATATCGGGCTCGGAAAACCAGTGTATCTACATCTGGAAAACGCACCATGAGTATAATAAACTCAGCTCGGTaggttttcggtgttttcggTCATTCATTCTCTAGTTGAGAATGAGTTTTATTCGATGCTCCAACCTCTGACCATtgacttatttattttccaatttttcttcTGATCTATTGCAAAAAGGTACGCCGCGATCGGAGCGACTTTTGGGAAGGCATCAAAGCGCACAACGCAACGGTCACCTGTGCGATCTTCGCACCGCACCCAGAGGCAATCATCAAATCGGATCCAGACGAGATAAATTTGGACAATGTACGATTTTATTTTAGTAGTTTCTACACACGCCAATGTATGATGGGAGGTGTCCTGTTTCTGGTTCTACTCTTGCGAATTTGGAAAGCCTATCACCAAACTGTTTGACATTCGTGTGTCAAACAGTTTGGGGTTGAGTTGGGCGTACTTTTTGGCCAGAACACAGAATTTTCCATTGGCGCCTATCTACTTTCCGTCagcgaaaaaaattaaaaaacgctcattttatttttagttaaATGTGTCCATGAACCAATCATCGGTGTCGAAATCAGAGCAACAGCGCAAGAATGGTTGCCGTGGCTACGTGCTGGTTAGTGTCGACTTCAACGGCTGCATCAAGGTGTTCGTAAACAAGACGAAACCCAAACACAGCAGTTTGCCCTACACAGCCATAGCAGAATAAGTGTGGGCGGCGTGCCGCGGACACCATCGATGAACATTGAACTAGTGTAACCCTTCTTAAGCAATAACGCACATACAGCTCAGCTTAGCTCAGGGCTTAAATAGTTCAGGCTAAAGACCCCGCGACTTGAACTTACAATAATTAGACTTTTCTCTTGCTTTTCGTAGCGAAACTGACAAGTTGGTCCATTATTCTTCTCACGACAAATAGCAGGCAATTGTTTTACCAATTTAGACATTCACAAAGCAGTCAAACACGGTtttcaaaaacagaaaagctGTACACAACTCACAATCATAGTAGTAGAAGTAGATTGCAGTATTGTTCAATGTCAACTTGGGTCTACTATGATTGTGTTTCTGAGAAACACTCTAGAGTTCCAATCTTTTAATATTTTCGAAACATCCAACCATGTCATCTTCCACACCTCTCTATATGTACACGGTATGTCTTTTAAAGAAcgagattttttttgtaatatgAAATGCAGCCATATCTATTAGTTTGTTTGACGGGtacgttcttcctctttcaaacgcattcaatttcatgcaaatcggatgaTAGATTTAAAAGTTATGCGCGTTTATGTGTTGGTAGATGTACAGCCGTGTTGAATCGCTGGAACGTCGCCATAAAATGATCCGTTCATGACCAATTGGAGAAAGAGGAAGAATGCACAGTGCAAACTAGCGTGCTAAGATGGGCCCTTTTTTAAGGGCTGCGGTCATTCGTTGGTTAttaaaattatgtaaatttgaTCGGAGCCTCGCACGTACCGTCTGTGCTTTCCGGTGAGGGCAGCTTTGTCAATCTTTCGCCAAACATATAAACAACCCCGTGCTGCATTCTCGCGAAAAGAAGGTACCTACTCCATGTGAAGAAGTATGCTTTCGTTCAGTCACTTTAACGTTACATTAGTTACTGAGTTTAATCGTATAGAAGCTGTAAATTGTACCGTTAGTAATGTAAATTTGAATCAATGCTTCAGGGCTCAACCCAGTCAACCATCAACTAGTCTTAACGGCGG
This window of the Anopheles cruzii chromosome X, idAnoCruzAS_RS32_06, whole genome shotgun sequence genome carries:
- the LOC128278527 gene encoding WD repeat-containing protein 44 translates to MANTSESSDEFYDALEELNPRVDKTSGATKSQRFHELRHSMQNDEDENPGNILTPDSQNSSAEGVYISTSRSNYPFRVIESDVASIHSISSLGIVGRIMAGGSVDASGLNVGKDSSKRVALKPAERSSTDPDVITSTKQQMSASKGPIFSVAVAAERPVVPPRRKKKQRKVSSSSSEQFNTNEGLSLPAADSSSSEVLMVKLPPPLVTGTIRKDSRGTNTNSSSTTGSHGGNSASGSEAITTTVDSYHGPTLPSPVTLESITREIENSFEEAASVVVTTSISPDASSNSSPSAGVAAIGGSGDRSDVQSRKLLTGSMNRLTHVVGSVWESGIGGSVVSPLGSSNCPPATGTSTSSVSPSGSIKSNSAPARVSLIDGGHGLNIYKAIKGQYVVKPTDGAFNKAEGPSREEIARLERIRKEFLNNVGPTTPLVATSSAPIGFPSVNSGVGGGSGVHRKNLSYTGTSSLESGTRVSTFAKQLRLKERRKSAGDEDMLKQLNMYVRTHTDSGKQLTDMEILEQVPVKNLDTGENFPLSAVEEKLPQCINPLSLHIMRLTSHIPETDEESVGPQPDSDLVLQPGYEEELESEGGEGGRLKRRTAKLKRFFRSTAKKTVNKAKSIASEVSHARHKEDVADIQDVSNPEQNIKIKASSTNKGPYDFAKLQHVQDLSGEHTVAVWCMKFSSCGRLLATAGQDRMLRIWVLKDAYPFFQDMRTKYNADQKSSPTPSQESLNSLHNSSHISAEVEASALEAAADNSPGPFMPKSFCTYTGHTSDLLDLSWSKNYFLLSSSMDKTVRLWHISRRECLCCFQHIDFVTAIAFHPRDDRYFLSGSLDGKLRLWNIPEKKVALWNEVDGQTKLITAANFCENGKFAMVGTYDGRCIFYNTDQLKYHTQIHVRSTRGRNAIGRKISGIESMPGEDKILVTSNDSRIRLYDLRDLNLSCKYKGYFNSSSQIKASFSHDGKYIISGSENQCIYIWKTHHEYNKLSSVRRDRSDFWEGIKAHNATVTCAIFAPHPEAIIKSDPDEINLDNLNVSMNQSSVSKSEQQRKNGCRGYVLVSVDFNGCIKVFVNKTKPKHSSLPYTAIAE